The following are encoded together in the Trachemys scripta elegans isolate TJP31775 chromosome 7, CAS_Tse_1.0, whole genome shotgun sequence genome:
- the C7H11orf68 gene encoding UPF0696 protein C11orf68 homolog: MSDQDDGDMGKGGAFSAEHLAAESMAADMDPWVVFDARKTPRAEFEEWLQTYQPSRVSRFGDPERRTEPVGWIAIYGPNYCPESGDVVGLQEAWERLQISGRHVTFDTIRELALNHCVLTGKWLMHLDTGFKVDHAWSGIARSVLEGHFGVAKVSPYYPNSDRKHVICIYTDDFTDEEKVMDADAAIRGTGVKCLLSYKPDVYTYLGIYRDNRWHLCPTIYESKFDLECIPRRSRIINKVSNTEVT, from the coding sequence ATGTCAGACCAGGACGATGGTGatatggggaagggaggggccttCTCGGCCGAGCACCTGGCCGCTGAGTCCATGGCAGCCGACATGGACCCCTGGGTGGTGTTTGATGCACGAAAGACCCCACGGGCCGAGTTCGAGGAGTGGCTGCAGACCTACCAGCCCTCGCGGGTGTCTCGTTTTGGGGACCCTGAGCGCCGCACTGAGCCTGTGGGCTGGATTGCCATCTACGGTCCAAACTACTGTCCAGAGTCAGGTGATGtggtggggctgcaggaggcCTGGGAGCGGCTCCAGATCAGTGGGCGCCATGTCACCTTCGACACTATCCGCGAGCTGGCACTCAACCACTGCGTCCTTACCGGCAAGTGGCTGATGCACCTGGACACCGGCTTCAAGGTGGACCATGCCTGGAGTGGCATCGCCCGCTCCGTGTTGGAGGGGCACTTTGGGGTGGCCAAAGTCAGCCCCTACTACCCCAACTCGGACCGCAAGCATGTCATCTGCATCTACACAGATGACTTCACCGACGAGGAGAAGGTGATGGATGCGGACGCTGCCATCCGGGGCACTGGCGTCAAGTGCCTGCTCTCCTACAAGCCCGATGTCTACACCTACCTAGGCATCTACCGGGACAATCGCTGGCATCTCTGCCCCACCATCTACGAGAGCAAGTTTGACCTAGAGTGCATCCCCCGCCGCTCCCGTATCATCAACAAAGTCAGCAACACTGAGGTGACTTAG